TGGGGCCGGGCTTTATCGGCCTTAGCGCGCGGCTTTGCTGCTTTCGAATCTCCGCTCCCCTTGCCTTTTTGGTCAGGCGCCTTGGCGATGGAAGGCGGCGGCGCATTATCCGACGCGGCCTCGTTGGGACGTTCTTTCGGGTCGTTCAATCCGCGTTTCTGGACCGTCAGATCGACCAGTTTCACCGGATTAAAATAGCGCGCCACAGAGGATTTGGTTTTTTCATTCGTCGCGCTGAGCAGCCACAGGACGAGAAAGAGGGCCATCATGGCCGTCATGAAATCGGCAAAGGCGATCTTCCAGGCGCCGCCGTGATGGCCGTCACCGCCGCCGCGAACACGTTTGATGATCAGCAATTCCTGAGGCTTTTCGTCCGTCAAGCCCGCTACTCCAATTTGGAGCTGACGAGATCGATCCAGGCCTTTAGCCGCGTCTCGATCGTCGTCTGCCCGGCCATTACGCGCACATCGACATCGCTACTCTCCTCGTAAGTGAGGGCGGCGGGCACTCCGGCGAGCCTCTCCTGCATAATCGCAAGAAGATCGCCGGGACCGGAAATCTTGATCGCCGTCGTCTCGTGACTAGCGATCATGCCGCCGATATGCTCGACGAGTTCACCGATCATCTGGCGGCGCAACGACTCGACAATGAAGGGGCGCAAGACTCGCGCGGCGCATTCTGCCAGATTGTCCTCTATCAGCTGCAGAGCTGTCGTGAGCCTGTCCTTGAGGACTTCCGCTTCCTCGCTCAGCCATTTTTGGCGCTCGCCAGCAAGCGTTTCCTCAAATTCTTGCCGCAACCGTTCCATTTCGGCCGCCGCTTGCATTTGCGCGGCCTCGACGCCTTCGGCCCGACCGGCTTCGCGCGCCTCCTCCAGAAGCGCTTCGGAATTATCCTCTTCTTCCGGATCCTGCGCCCAGAGCGACGGCATCAGCCCATGCTGTTCGACCGCCTCCGCAAGAGGATGGACGATCACCTCCCCGACATCGAAATGTGTGAGATAGTGAGCGACCGGTCGCGTCGTCATGCCGTGCCTTTCTGGCGCATCCAAAGTTTCATGATGGCCGCAGCTTGCTCTTCATCGAACTCGACGATTTGCTCAAGGCGTTTGAGCGGCGTGCGCTTGACGCTATCAGTGAGATCCCCAATCAGATTGGGCTCATTCATGCTCGCGAAACTGCCCAGCCCTTCGACTAAGGGCACCGTCATCGGCTCCGGCATTTCGAAGCCGTCTGCGGTGAGCAGCGGCGCCGCCGCGTTCATATATTGGAATTCTTCACCCGCAGCGCCGGCCGCGGGACCGAAGGCAGCCTTGATGGTCGGACGGATACCGAACCAGATCAGCAGCGTGGCGACGAGTACGACGACGACGCCATTGATGATCGTCCCGGTCTGATGAAGCATGACTTCGGTGAAGGTCGGGCCTGGCACCGGTTCGAGGACAGTGCCGCTATCGGCAAAGTCGACGACCGAGAGCTTGATCAAATCGCCGCGCGTCTTGCTCACTCCGGCAGCCGAAGCGACGAGCTGCTGGAGATCGGCAACCTCCTTATCCATCGCACCGGCCGTCGCCTTCCCGCCCATCGCAGCGATCAAACTCGCTCGATTGACGAGAACCGCGACCGAAATATGCTCGATCTGGAAGCCGCCACTCACCGTGGTGATCGTCTTCGACGAAATCTCGTAATTCGTGAGCTCGTCGCGCTTCTGACTGTCCTGATTCGATTGCTTGCCATTGCCCGGCGTGGGATTTGGTTGTGGTACGTTTTGGGTCGCTGACGTCGGCGTCGGACTGCTCGAATTCTGCGATTCGTCCGTCTGCTTGACGACCCGAACTGACCGCTCGACCCGAGAATCCGGATTGTAAACTGTCTCTTTCGTCTGCTTTTGGTCGGTGTTCAGCCGCGTCGCCACGCTGATCTGGAAATTGCGCATGCCGAGGAAGGGCGTGAGAGTCTTTCGAATATTATCCTGAATATCTCTCGATACCGTGTTTTCCAGATCGAGCTTTTGACCGGATGCGGCATCGCCAAGATCATCGCCCGAGGCCAGCAGATGGCCATTGGTATCGAGAACCGTCACCTCCTGGACCTTCATGGCCGGAACGGCGCCGGCCACGAGATGGCGAATCGCCTTTGCAATGGTGCCAGAATCACTGGAATCGAGCCGCACGACGACAGACGCCGAAGGCGGTTCGGCGCGACGGCGGAAGGAACCCGAGTCAGGCAGGACGAGATGCACGCGCGCGGCGTGAACGCCGCTCATCAATTGGATTGAGCGCGCCAGCTCGCCTTCGAGCGCACGCACCCGCGTCACTTGCTGCATGAAAGAGGTTAGCCCGAGCGAGCCGAGCTTATCGAAAAGCTCGTCACCGGCGTTGGGGCTGTTCGGCAACCCCTTCTCCGCCAGCACGACGCGGGCGCGGCCGGCGTCGCCATAGCCGACCATCACCGAGGTCCCATCGGGACTTACATCGAATCGAATATTGGCATCGCGCAGGACCGAAGCGATCTCGCTCGTATCCTGGCGCTCGAGGCCGGTATAAAGAACCTGAAACGATGGCCTACTGAGGTAATAACCGGCAAGCCCGGTGATCGCAAACACAACCAAGCCGGTCACGCCCAGCGCGATGAGACGCCGCGTTCCCAGCTTGATCAGATTGCCCCAGAAACGCTCGGCCTGTTCAAGCGCCGTCATTCCACCCTCTGCCACTCAATACGCTAGCTGCACTGTGAGGCGCCAAGCTTGCCTGGAGATTGCAGTGAGTGAACAAAACTATGAACGCCCCCAAGCCATTGCGGCCCGTGGCCTACGAGACATGGGGCCTCCTACGGTCCCTGATACCGCGGCGGGAAAACCACCACACTATGGAAATATGCAAGCCGGCGAATGCCGACTTGCACCAGATCAAAAAGATCGGGAAAAAAGCTGTGGCGCTCTCGCGAAAGCGCCACCAACCCAGATTCGAAGGCTTACTGGAACAGCCGGAGAATCATCTGGGTGTTGGAATTGGCGATCGACAAGGCTTGGACGCCGAGCTGCTGCTGGACCTGCAAAGCCGAGATTTTGGTCGACGCCTGGTTCATGTCCGCATCGACGAGCGCACCGACACCGGAGGTCAGCGAGGCCGAAAGGTTGGAAATGAAGTTCTGCTGCCCAGTGATGTTGGTCTGCGTCGCGCCGATCGTGCTGGCCGCGGTCTCGATATTGGTCAGAGCCGTCTGGACATCCTTCAGCATGTTCGAAATGTCGCCGGACGTCGCCGTGGCGACGTTCATGCTCAGGATCGAGGAGCCGGGGAAGCTCGCGCCCGCCTTATCAAGAATGCCCGCGCCGCCGGTAAGATTGGCAGTGCTGCCGTTGGAGACACCCGTTCCGAACAAGGCTGTGTTGCTCGTGTTCAGGGTGATAAAGCTGGCGCCGCTCGTGGCATTGTACGACGACAGAAAATTGACCGACGTACCGGTCGCCGAGGCGAGAAAGTTTTCGCCGTTGAACGAAGCCGACGTGCCGATGCTGATGAGCTGCTGCTGCTGGGTAGAAATATCCGTCTGGATCTTTTGAAGGCCCGAAGCCGAATTATTGCCCGCGGTCGAAGCGCTGACGAGATCGTTCTGGATGGCATCCATGATCGAAATCGTCCCCTGCAGCGCATTGCTCATCGTGCTGAGCATCGACGCGCTTTCCGACAGGGCGCTCGAAACGGCACCCAGCGCGCCGATCTGCGAGCTCATCGAGGTCGCGATCGACCAGTAGGAGGCATTGTCTTTGGCGCTAGCGATTTTCAGGCCGGTCGAGACCTGGTTTTCGTAAGTGGCAAGGTTCTGCTGGGTTTGACCAAGCGAGAGCAACGCCGTCATTGCGGCGTTATTTGTAAGGAGACTGCTTGACATGATATGTCCCTGAAGTTGGCCGATTTCAGTGGGGACATACCGGATTTTCGCCGGTACGGTAGGGCGGCGTAATGCCTTTGGGTGCCGGCTAGCCCCAATCTACCGTGGCGGCGACGCTAACCGCCAAACCTTACCCGAAGCTTAACGATCTACGGTTGGCTTGTGGCGCGGCATCGATCAAGCGGCCTGCCCTACCAGGGAATGCGGCCATAGCGCGCAATCAATTGCTCATACTCTTTCTGACTTTCCATGGCGGCGGCTGGATTGGTCGCGATGGAATACATGCCGGAACCGCGATGAACGAGGCGCCTTATCAAGGGGCGCGAGGAGAGATGGCGCCGCACCGCGCTATGTGGACCACCATGAACCAGGACATTGGCGATCCAGGGACGTACCTGCGCACAACTGTCGATGGTGATGGGCGCCGTCGCCTCCACGAGATGAACACGATTCGCCTGGCTGATCGCGAGGCGGCCGAGCCAATCATTGTCGAGATGCCAGCGAAAAGACTCATCGAATGGCCCAACGGTCCGCCAGAGTTCGGATGCCATGATCCAGCCAGACGGCGTCGGAAAATCATTGACGCGGATGCAACGCCCCTCGGCATCCACCTCCAACTGATTCGACGAAACGAAATCGCTCGTGTCGAGGAAAGCAAGAGCCCAGGATAGAAAGTTGGGCTCCCAACGGTCGTCATCCTCGAGCAAGGCGATAAAATCATGGCCTTGCGCCGCCGCGGCCGCCGCGGCGACATTGATCGCCGCCGCCTGGCTGCGGCCACGGCTGCGCACGAAAGTCACTCGCGGCAGATGGTTTTCAACCGAGCGCGGCACCTGCGCGTCGACATCGATCCCGACGAAAAAGGAAAGCTGGACACCGCGGGGTATGCTTTGTGTACAAGCCGCCTCGACAGCCTGCTCGACGAAGAGTTTGTCGCCTTCAGCGGCTTCGAGCCGTGAAGGTATGACAACGGCAATGGAACAATCAGCCGACCTGCTCATGATAATCCTCCAGCGCAGGTTCGAATCGACTCGTTGGAGGCATCACATCCGCCATCTCCGGCAACTGGCCGATGAATTCCTGGAAGACGTATTCCCGATGCCTCGGGACGAATAAAATATCGAGATAATAAAAGCGCGGCAGGCCAAGCTTGGACTCGTTCGCCTTGTAGCGCGCGCCAATTCCAATCAAATCCAGCACGACATTCCATTTGTCGATCATGGTGCCTGCACATAGGCAAAAGCCGAAATTGTCAAAAACGGCGACATAGGGAAAATCATCGGCAAGCGCGAGCAGCACATTGCTCCAAGCCGAGATATCCGCCCGATCCTCGATCTGGGCCTCGACCCAAAGCATCGGTTTCCAACGTTTGAGCCAAGCTAGATTCTGTCGAATGACCACGTGGTCGTAACCGTCAAGATCCGTCTTTACCAAATCCGTGCCGGCCGGCGCGAGATCAGAAAAATTCACGCAACGCGGTTCCAACAGAGAACGCGCAGCGCCATGGCGGTGCAAATCCCAAACATTGCCCGTCCCATTCCGCGCAGTGACATTTCCGCGATCCTCCTCGGCGCCGACAAAGCCCCAGACGATTTCGCTATCGCCAAAATAAGCCCGGTTTTTTTCGAGGTTGAATCGGGCGTATTTATAAAACTCCAGAGACGCATCGACGGAAATAGATCTCGACAGCCGTACCCCGCCCAACCGCATCAGAGCGATCGTGTCGAGAATATTGCCGCCAATGTCGAGAACCGACGCATCACCAAAGAGGCGATTGAACACACTCAGAAGTGCGGGGAGACGACGATCGTAAAGCGGATAGCTATTCAGATAATGATCGAGCTTATGGGATTGCGGCGCGAGCAATTCAATCTCAAGATCGCCATTTGAAAAGCGCATCGTCCTTTGCTGACGGCCATCGAAGCAACGCTGCCATGACACACTGTTCCGCATGAGCGGGAAAATATAAAGATTACCGCCGAATCTTTTTATGTCTTCGTTAAAGCTCACATGCTCGCAGATCTCGCTACCATCCGGATCAAGCCCGACATATGTCGCTTGCAGAGCATAGCTCAGACGATAGAGGGCCAAGCCCCCGAAAGCCGAAGAAACGGCGATCGGCGGTTGGGTTTTTTCGATCGGCACCTGCCGATCGAAAATACGCGATTGAAGAATGGCTCCCTGCTCCCCGACCGGAGCAGCGCGATAGTCTTTCCAGAAATCACTGCCACACCAATGCTCGTGACGCAGAGCGTCAATATCGTAGTAGATGGGGTCCGATACGGCGAAAACGCCGGCGTTCTCGGCATCAGAAAAAAGAAAGTCTGCAGCCGCCGCAAATCCATCCGACGATATTTCATTTTTATTCACCTCGTCGAAATCCATGAGGCAAAGCGCATCATAATCGACCAGATCATGCTCCTTGATAAATTTCATTATCTGATTGCGCAGGAATGCAAGCCTTTCAGCGTGTTTCGGCAATCTGGCGAGAAGCCCATCGAAACACAGGAGTCGCGCGTTCTCGCGACCCTCACACCATTCTGCGAGCAATGCCTTCGTCGCATCGACCGAGTCATTTTCAACAAAAATGAAGAATGCCTTTTCAGACTGAGCCGAAAGACGCTCGAAATTCGTCAGTACTTGCCGCGCGCAAGCCGCATCATCGCTCACGCATCCTACGAAAATGATTGATCTTGCCATCGTGCCCGCCTCTTTCAATCGATCGATCCGCATTGCTAGCTATAGGAGCGGATGAGGCTGCCGATCAGCATGTTCCAGCCGTCGATGAGAATGAAAAACATGATTTTGATCGGAAGAGAAATGACCGATGGGGGAAGCATCATCATGCCCATGGACATGGTGATCGTCGAAACGATCATGTCGATGACAAGGAAAGGCATAGCAATCAAAAAGCCCATCTCGAAGCCGCGCCGAAGTTCCGAGATCATAAATGCGGGGATGAGAATCCGCATATCGACTTCGGCGCCCGGCTTCAACTTGATATCCGGCGGCGCGAGATCGGCAAAAAGCTTCAGATCCTTGTCGCGCACTTGCTTCAGCATGAAGAGGCGGAAAGGCTCGATGATCTTCGGAAACGCCTGCTGCTCCGTCATACTACTGTCCATCAGCGGCTTCACGCCATCTTGCCAGGACCGATCGAAGGTTGGCGCCATCACGTAAAAGGTCATGAACAAAGCGAGGCTGATGAGGACGAGATTGGCCGGCGTGCTCTGCAAGCCGAGACCAGAACGCAAAAAAGATAGAGCAACGATGAATCGCGTGAAGCTCGTGACCATGATCAGAAGGCCGGGCGCGACCGACAGCACGGTGAGCAAGGCTATGAGCTGGATGATACGGGCGGCAGAGCTTCCGGCCCCCTGCGGAATCAGGGCATTGAGATCCGGCGCCTGCGCCAACGCAGTGCTCGTCGCAACGATCAGAAAAACACTAGCGAGAACCAGTCTTTTCACTGCACCACCAGGGTCTGGATGATGAGTTCGCGAACCCGCCCTTTGGAGCGGATGGATGCGCGCTCGTTAAGGTCTTCACGAAGATGCTCGAGCCCACTGGCGCCGCCGATCTGCGTCAAAGTCACGGTTTTCATATAGGCCAATATGTCGCCGGTGATCGTGGCGGCGAGCATCTGCGGCTTCGCCACGTCCTTCTTGTCGTAGACAATCGCCGTCTGCAATCGGACCCAAGCGGTGCTTGGGTCGGCGAGATTGGTGATAACGGGCGGCAAATCGAGCACGCTAGCATCGGCCCCATATCGAGGAGCGGCACCTTTATCGACATCCGTCACATGCGGTTGCTCAACACTTTTCAAGCGCGCCGCGAGCTGGATTCCGAACAGGCCACCAATAGCGACGGCGAGAACCGTCAGGCCAAGCATTGCCAGAATCCAGCTCTTCATAGGCAGATTCGCGCCGGACATTCAGACATGCGCCCCGTCATTGGCCAAACGCCTGCAGATTGAAAAGAGTGCCGCTTTGGCGCTTGCCCCAATCTTCGCAACCCCATTCCCGAAGGCATGCTTGACAGCCTCATCACCGAATTCTCTCGGCACGGCCAGCCACGAAGTCGAAAGCATCCCACCGGCCTTTGGCCGCTTGCCCACCGGCATGCCGCAACTACATCGGTTTCATTCGATCCCACAGCTGCTGACCGTAGCTTGGCTGCTGCACTTCCATGATTCGGCCTCGGCCGCCATAGGAAATGCGCGCCTCCGCGATCTTGTCATAGGAAATCGTATTATTACGCGAGATATCGATCGGCCTGATGATCCCGGCGACATTCAACAAGCGCAGCTCGTAATTGACCCGCACCTCCTGCGAGCCGCTGATGATGAGATTGCCGTTCGGCAGCACATCGGTAACGACGGCAGCAACCGACAATTTGATGTTCTCGGAACGGTCGATCGATCCCTGCCCCTGCGCGTTCGAAGAAGAGGTGAGATCGCTCTGCGGGTTCCATTGCGTCATCGCAGTGCTTTGCTGGTTGGTAAAATTGATACCACCCTTGATCTCAGAATTCTGAGCCCGGTCCGTCGTATTGCCAAATGTCGCTTTGTCGTTGATCGCGATGAGAACAGTGATGACGTCGCCAATCTTGGTCGCGCGCTGATCGCTGAAAAGATCGGTGCGGCTACCATTCCACAAGGATTGGCTTTGCGCGGGAGCCTGCGCGACGAACAAAGCCGCAGCGGTCGGACGCACATTGGCACTGAGGCCGCTGCCTACCGAGCTCATGCGTGGCGGCCGCATAATCTCGGTCACATCGCCGGCGCAGCCGGCGAGCAGCAAGAAAATCGGAACCGCGGCCAGAACTTTCATCTCAGGATTTCTTTCCGTCAGCGGGAATAGGTGGACCGAGCATCGCATTGGCGATGCGCGCGGCGCGGCCCGGATCCATTTCGGCAAGAATCGCGCTTGCGACCCGGGAATTGAGCTTGGTGAGGAGCGATGCGGCCATCACCTCGTCCATGACCGAAAGTTGCGCCGCGGCCGCATCCGGCCGCATACGCGAATAAATGGCCACGATATCCTTCCTTGCCTCCTGCATCGCCTCATCATGCTTGTGGAGCCAATCTTCGTACTCGGCCCGCTTCGCTTCGAGCTCGGCGATCCGCTGCCGCAACCTTGTTGTGAGTTCGGTCAATTTGGCCGCCTGCCAGGCGATGCGCGCATTCGCAGCGGCATTCGCCGTATTGACGCAAAACTGGCGAACCTCGCGCGGCAGCGAAGCGAGTTCCCGCGCCTTACGCTTCGCGGCCGCCGCGGACATTTCCTTGGCCTTGCTTGCGCGTTGCGCGTGGTCATTTTTCCCTGCCGCCGCACCACCGCCACCCGCAGGCGTACCGGATGATTGCGCCGCAGGTGATTGCGCCGCCGGCACCTGAGCCGCCGCCGGCGGTCCGGCTATGTCGGCCTGCGTCGGCGCCGGATTGACGAGCGCGGCAAATCGATGAGGCATCTTACGATCTGTCGCTACGGCGCCAGCCTTTCGGTCCGCCGCACGCCTCGCCCGGGCCCGGCTGGCAGACCCATGCGGATGAAGATCGAGCGCTCCGTTAGCGGCCTGCTGCGCGTCTTCACCCGCCCACGACGGCTGCGAAACCATCAGGCACGCAGCCGGGCCGACAGCGATGAAGACCAACAAAGAGAACGAAACTTTCCGCATGTCCCGTATCCTCGGAACCACCTCGTGCCACCATGGCAACCGCAGACACGGGCAACACAAGATTGCGCTTTCAAACGCAAAGCGATCCGCCTCCAGATCGCCTCGCGACACTGCACGCAGAAACTTGCGCCGACCTGATGGCCGACGCCGCTATTCACTCAACGACGAGATCAGCCTGCAGCGCACCAGCGGTTTTGATCGCCTGCAAGATGGCGATAATGCCGGAGGGGCGCAAACCTACTTGGTTGAGTCCGGCAACGAGAGTACGCAAATTAGCGCCATGTACGATCGCTATATGACCACCTTGCCTGGCGACATCGACTTGCGTCTGTGGTGTGACAACCGTCCGCCCCCGCGAGAAGGGCGCCGGCTGCGAAACATTCGGCATCTCTGTGACACGTACGGTAATGTTGCCGTAAGTGACGCCAACGGTGGATATCTGAACATCCTGGCCGATCACAACAGTGCCGCTGCGGGCGTCGATGACCACGCGCGCCGGCATGTCCGGCTCGACCAGCAACTCGCCGATCTCGGCCATAAAGCGTGCCGCCCCTATCTGCGCCGGCTTGGCGAGAGAGATCGAGCGCTGATCCTGTTCGTGGGCGCTGCGCATTCCGAAATTTGCAACCGTAAAGGCATTGATCGCGTCGACGATGCGCACCGCCGTGTTGAAATCTGGATTGCGCAATTCGAGCGTGAGCGGACCGATGTCGCGAAATCCGCCAGGCAGCGCGCGTTCGACGAGCGCACCATTGGGAATGCGTCCCGCCGTCGGCACATTTTGAGTGACGCTTTGTGCCTGCCCCTGCGCGGAAAAGCCGGAGACGCTCACCTGTCCCTGGGCCAGCGCATAAGTCTGACCATCCACGCCGGTCAAGGATGTCAGAATCAAAGTGCCGCCCATCAACGATGTCGCATCGCCGAGGGAGGAGACATTCACATCGATTCGGGTCCCCGGCGTCACGAAGGGCGGCAGTTCCGCCGTAACAATGACTGCCGCGACATTCAGCGTGCGCGTATTGGCGTTACCGCGCACATTGACGCCGAGCCGATCGAGCATCGATTGCAGCGCCTGCTGCGTAAAGGTGGCGTTGCGCAACGTGTCGCCGGTATTCTGCAGACCGACGACGAGGCCATAACCGACAAGCTGATTATCCCTGACCCCCTGTAGCGTCGCTATGTCCTTAATGCGCACGACCGCATGAGCGGCGACACTTGTCAGACACAACAGGAAAACCAGCACAAGGCGCAGCATCAGCCGCCAACCCGCACGGATCCATCGGCCTGGACAATGCCCGATATGGTCGTCCCGCTATCGGGATTGCGCACCGAGATCACCTGACCGATACGACCCGTTTGCAACGCGATGCAATAGGTCTGGATATACAAACCGTCTTGACTGAAGACGACCCTGACCTTCTGGCCGTTGGTAACCGCATTCGGATCGGTCACCGCATTAACCGGGATCGGCGCGCCGGGCAGCAAAGTTCGACGCGCCAATTTGCCGACGAGCGCCAAACGCGAGTCGATCACGTTGCCGCGCAGTATCTGTTCATTGTCAGCAAAATGACGATCCACCAGATATCTATTCCGGATCCTGTCGCCGGGGTAGATCGTAATCGCCGGCACAGGCAGAACATGCGTAGGCGCCGCAGCGAGAGGCGCGACGCACATGACGACTGCGACGACATCGAGGAATGCGGCGCGCAGCAAGGAGAACAATGCGCCTTTCGCCATTACGCCCCCAAATTCTTGGTCACCACCTGCGCCATTTGATCCGCGGCGGTCAACACCTTAGAGTTCATCTCATAGGCACGCTGAGCGGTAATCAGATCGGTGATTTCCTTCACCGGATCGACGTTCGAGGCTTCGAGATAGCCTTGTTCGACGATCGCGAAGCCGGGATCGCCCGGCACACCGGCAACCGGCTGCCCAGAAGCCTCGGTCTGCTGAAAGAGATTGCTGCCCAGAGGAGCGAGACCGCCGGGATTCGGAAAGTTCGCCAAGCTCAATTGGCCGACCTGCTGCGGCGTCGTCTGGTTGGCCAATGTGACGGAGACGATGCCCGACTGGCTGACCGCAATATTCACCGCATTGGTCGGGATGGTCATTGTCGGATTGACGAGATAGCCGTCCTGAGTGACCAGCTGACCATTGTTGTTCGTCGAAAAAGAGCCCGCACGCGTATAAAGCGTATTGCCATTCGGCCCCGTGATCTGGAAAAACCCATTGCCGTTGAGCGCAAGGTCGAGGCTATTGCCCGTATTCGTCAAAGTGCCTTGGATCTGCAGGTTGCGCACGGCCGCCGTGCGGACACCGAGACCGACCAGCGCGCCCTCGGGGATCGGATTGTTCGAGCCTTGTGTGGAAACGCCGGGCAGACGGACTGCCTGATACATGAGATCGGTGAACTCAGCGCGCGAGCGCTTGAAACCCGTCGTGTTGATATTCGCTATATTATTGGCGATCACCTCGACATTCAGCTGCTGCGCTGCCATGCCCGTCGCCGCGACGGAAAGTATGTTGCTCATCTCACGCCTTTCAAATCACCACTTTTCAGATCGCCATTCGGCTGACTTCTTGATAGGCCGATACAAGCTTGTCACGAATAGCAACGGCCGTCTGCAATGACTGCTGGGCATCGAGCACCGTCTGCACGACTTGCTGGACCGGCGTCTTACCTTCCATTCCCGAGATCGCGGCCGTCTCCCCTGCTTTCAGCTTGGTCATTGCATCATTAGAGACTTGCGCCAGCATGGCGCCGAAACTGTCCGGCGCACCATTGGCAGCGCCAGTTAAAACCCCAACGGCATTGCCGGCGACGTCACCGACCATCTGCGAAGCCACCGGGGCTATTAGCGAAAGCGCTGGAAGCATTAGGAATTCCTCAAAAGATCGACGGTCATGGAATAGAGTGAACGCCCTTGCTTGATCACCTCGAGATTGGCCTCGTAAGACAGATTTGCCTCCCGCATATCTGTCATTTCGGTGATGAGATTGACATTGGGCATCTTGACGAAGCCGCGACCATCGGCAGCCGGATTGCCGGGATCATACTCGACGTTGAAAGGAGTCGAGTCGACACCGATATCCCGGACCTTGACGAGACCAACTCCCGACGCTTGGTCCAACGTCGACTCGAAACTGATGGTCTTGCGCGCATAAGGATTACCCCCGGGCGTCGCCGAGGTCGAATGGGCATTCGCCATATTTTCGGACACGACACGCAGCCGCGCAGACTGCGCCTGCAGTCCAGACGCCGCGACATCGAGCGATGCTGCAATAGGATCAATCATGGTGGCCCCTTCACGCTCGTCGCCAGCATCCGATTAAAAATGGTGGTGAGCTGCGTATTCAA
The window above is part of the Methylovirgula sp. HY1 genome. Proteins encoded here:
- the fliF gene encoding flagellar basal-body MS-ring/collar protein FliF produces the protein MTALEQAERFWGNLIKLGTRRLIALGVTGLVVFAITGLAGYYLSRPSFQVLYTGLERQDTSEIASVLRDANIRFDVSPDGTSVMVGYGDAGRARVVLAEKGLPNSPNAGDELFDKLGSLGLTSFMQQVTRVRALEGELARSIQLMSGVHAARVHLVLPDSGSFRRRAEPPSASVVVRLDSSDSGTIAKAIRHLVAGAVPAMKVQEVTVLDTNGHLLASGDDLGDAASGQKLDLENTVSRDIQDNIRKTLTPFLGMRNFQISVATRLNTDQKQTKETVYNPDSRVERSVRVVKQTDESQNSSSPTPTSATQNVPQPNPTPGNGKQSNQDSQKRDELTNYEISSKTITTVSGGFQIEHISVAVLVNRASLIAAMGGKATAGAMDKEVADLQQLVASAAGVSKTRGDLIKLSVVDFADSGTVLEPVPGPTFTEVMLHQTGTIINGVVVVLVATLLIWFGIRPTIKAAFGPAAGAAGEEFQYMNAAAPLLTADGFEMPEPMTVPLVEGLGSFASMNEPNLIGDLTDSVKRTPLKRLEQIVEFDEEQAAAIMKLWMRQKGTA
- a CDS encoding flagellin codes for the protein MSSSLLTNNAAMTALLSLGQTQQNLATYENQVSTGLKIASAKDNASYWSIATSMSSQIGALGAVSSALSESASMLSTMSNALQGTISIMDAIQNDLVSASTAGNNSASGLQKIQTDISTQQQQLISIGTSASFNGENFLASATGTSVNFLSSYNATSGASFITLNTSNTALFGTGVSNGSTANLTGGAGILDKAGASFPGSSILSMNVATATSGDISNMLKDVQTALTNIETAASTIGATQTNITGQQNFISNLSASLTSGVGALVDADMNQASTKISALQVQQQLGVQALSIANSNTQMILRLFQ
- a CDS encoding glycosyltransferase, which encodes MSRSADCSIAVVIPSRLEAAEGDKLFVEQAVEAACTQSIPRGVQLSFFVGIDVDAQVPRSVENHLPRVTFVRSRGRSQAAAINVAAAAAAAQGHDFIALLEDDDRWEPNFLSWALAFLDTSDFVSSNQLEVDAEGRCIRVNDFPTPSGWIMASELWRTVGPFDESFRWHLDNDWLGRLAISQANRVHLVEATAPITIDSCAQVRPWIANVLVHGGPHSAVRRHLSSRPLIRRLVHRGSGMYSIATNPAAAMESQKEYEQLIARYGRIPW
- the fliP gene encoding flagellar type III secretion system pore protein FliP (The bacterial flagellar biogenesis protein FliP forms a type III secretion system (T3SS)-type pore required for flagellar assembly.), producing MKRLVLASVFLIVATSTALAQAPDLNALIPQGAGSSAARIIQLIALLTVLSVAPGLLIMVTSFTRFIVALSFLRSGLGLQSTPANLVLISLALFMTFYVMAPTFDRSWQDGVKPLMDSSMTEQQAFPKIIEPFRLFMLKQVRDKDLKLFADLAPPDIKLKPGAEVDMRILIPAFMISELRRGFEMGFLIAMPFLVIDMIVSTITMSMGMMMLPPSVISLPIKIMFFILIDGWNMLIGSLIRSYS
- a CDS encoding flagellar basal body-associated FliL family protein — its product is MKSWILAMLGLTVLAVAIGGLFGIQLAARLKSVEQPHVTDVDKGAAPRYGADASVLDLPPVITNLADPSTAWVRLQTAIVYDKKDVAKPQMLAATITGDILAYMKTVTLTQIGGASGLEHLREDLNERASIRSKGRVRELIIQTLVVQ
- the flgH gene encoding flagellar basal body L-ring protein FlgH: MKVLAAVPIFLLLAGCAGDVTEIMRPPRMSSVGSGLSANVRPTAAALFVAQAPAQSQSLWNGSRTDLFSDQRATKIGDVITVLIAINDKATFGNTTDRAQNSEIKGGINFTNQQSTAMTQWNPQSDLTSSSNAQGQGSIDRSENIKLSVAAVVTDVLPNGNLIISGSQEVRVNYELRLLNVAGIIRPIDISRNNTISYDKIAEARISYGGRGRIMEVQQPSYGQQLWDRMKPM
- a CDS encoding MotE family protein: MPHRFAALVNPAPTQADIAGPPAAAQVPAAQSPAAQSSGTPAGGGGAAAGKNDHAQRASKAKEMSAAAAKRKARELASLPREVRQFCVNTANAAANARIAWQAAKLTELTTRLRQRIAELEAKRAEYEDWLHKHDEAMQEARKDIVAIYSRMRPDAAAAQLSVMDEVMAASLLTKLNSRVASAILAEMDPGRAARIANAMLGPPIPADGKKS
- the flgI gene encoding flagellar basal body P-ring protein FlgI; amino-acid sequence: MLRLVLVFLLCLTSVAAHAVVRIKDIATLQGVRDNQLVGYGLVVGLQNTGDTLRNATFTQQALQSMLDRLGVNVRGNANTRTLNVAAVIVTAELPPFVTPGTRIDVNVSSLGDATSLMGGTLILTSLTGVDGQTYALAQGQVSVSGFSAQGQAQSVTQNVPTAGRIPNGALVERALPGGFRDIGPLTLELRNPDFNTAVRIVDAINAFTVANFGMRSAHEQDQRSISLAKPAQIGAARFMAEIGELLVEPDMPARVVIDARSGTVVIGQDVQISTVGVTYGNITVRVTEMPNVSQPAPFSRGRTVVTPQTQVDVARQGGHIAIVHGANLRTLVAGLNQVGLRPSGIIAILQAIKTAGALQADLVVE